Within the Methanobacterium sp. BRmetb2 genome, the region CCACCGATTTTAAGTGAATCAACAGCAGTATCTAAATATTTATATGCAATTCCCGGTAGATTCATTATTATACGATCCACTTGGAGTTTTGATAATTTTAAATATTCTGAAGCATCTCCTAAAACTGGAATTATCTTTTCGGGGACTTTGTTTAATTCTATATTTTTTTTAAGATAGTCATAAGCATAAGGATTAATATCTATTGCATATATTTTAACATCTTTTGAACGGGCGATGACAATGGAGAATGGCCCAACTCCGGCGAACATGTCTATAATCGTCTCACCATCTTTAACCAGATTTAAAATCCTGTATCGTTCTGTGGCCAGTCTGGGACTAAAATATACATTTTTTACATCCATTAAAAAGCGGGCACCATATTCCTGGTGGGTGGTTTCAGATATATTAGATCCTGCCAGGTGTTCCAATTCTCTGGTTCTTCGGACACCTTTTATTTCACTATTTTTTCGAAAAACAGCCTGTCTTTTTGTGAATTTAAGTGCAGCTTCTCCTATTTTATATTTATCATCTTCTAAATCTTCAGGAATCTCCAGTATAACGATTTCTCCAATAATATCAAAGGATCCCCTTATATCCTCTATCTTTTTTTCATCAATTTTATTCTTTAGGTAATGTTTAAGGCTTTTGGGGACTCTTTTTTGGCCTTCAAATTCACAGTTAACTATGTTTTCCAAATCAAGACATAACTTCTTCAATAAATTACTGTCTAGGTTTTCATTTAAGGGTATGATAACAAAACCATTTTCTTGTTTAATTTTAAAATCAAGGTTTATAATGGATTGTTTTAGTAGAATTTTGCGAATATCATTGGCCTTTTGTTTTGGAACTTTTAAACCTTTCATAAATATCAGCTACATGTCTCTGCGAAATAATACTTAGATAGATAAAGAATCATCTTAATATTACTAATGGTCATATATCTATATATTAGAATAAATTAATTAAATTTCTCTCTTCATTTAATTATTATAGTAAAAGGTGATTGTATGCTTTATTTTATTGGTTTAGGTCTTTTTGATGAAAAAGATATTTCACTTAAAGGAATTGAAATACTGAAAAAAGTTGATACTATATACGCTGAGTTTTACACAGCTAAACTATTTGGGTCTACTTTTTCATCTCTGGAGGAAATTGTAGAATCCCCAATCAAAATTTTAAGCCGAAAAGAAGTTGAAGAAGATAATATTCCAATCAATTCGGCATTGGATAACGACGTTGCATTTGTGACTGCAGGAGATCCTTTAATAGCCACAACCCATTCTGACATGATGATTCAAGCCAAAAAAAGAGGAATTGATGCACAGGTTGTTCATGCTTCTTCCATTCTTTCTGCTGCTCCTGGAATTGCTGGACTTCAAGCTTATAAATTTGGAAAAGTTACCACCATACCTTTTCCTGAAAAAAACTATTTTCCACATTCACCTTATCTGACGATAGAAACCAATATGAAGTTCAAAGCTCATAGTTTAGTGCTTCTTGATATTAGAGCAGAAGAAGAAAGATATATGACTGCAAATCAGGGATTAGATTATCTTTTAAATGTTGAAAAAGAGAGAAACAAAAAAATTGTGTTAAATGATTCCATTGCAGTTGTAATAGCAAGAGCAGGTTCTCTAAAACCTTTAGTACGTTCCGATAGAATTCAAAATTTATTAAATGAAGATTTTGGGGGACCACTGCATTCGTTAATTATACCTTCCCAACTCCATATCATGGAGGCAGAATATCTAGTGGAAGTAGCCGGTGCTCCAGAAGAAATATTGAAAAAAAGTATCTAATTAATCATATTCTTAAATTTAGTAATATTACAGCTTAAATTTTTATATAGATTAATTTAAGCTAATGGTTTTATATAGAGAATACTGAACTAAAAATAACATAAAAAAACAATAAATTCAAATTAGATAATAAACATAAAAGTTCTAGTAGATTCTTAATTAATTAGTAAGTATATAATTAACCTTCCCATAATTCATTTGACAAAAGTAACTAATTGGATTATAAGGCTGCATATGAAAAAATCCCCCATTAAAACTTCATTGTTTCCTAGACCATTTTTAAAATGGGCTGGTGGAAAAAACCAACTCTTGAATGAGTTTGAAAAAAGGTTACCTTATTCTATGGTCAAATGTAAGAGAATTTATAGATATGTTGAGCCATTTTTAGGTGGGGGTGCAATGTTCTTTTTTCTGAAGAAAAATTATGATGTTAGGGAATCCGTTTTGTTTGATATCAATCCAGATCTGATTGTGGCTTACAAAGTTATAAAAAATGATCACAGAGAATTAATTAGTCAATTAGAAGAAATTGAATTTAAACATCTTAAAAAAAATGAAGTTAATCGGAAACAACACTACTATCTCATAAGAAGTCTCTATAACCATCAAATGAAGAACTTTGATTATGAAAATCCTAGTGATGAATGGGTTGAAAGAACTTCTTATTTCATATTTTTAAATAAAACATGTTATAATGGTTTGTTTCGTTTAAATAAAAAAGGAGAATTTAATGTACCTTATGGAAGGTATGATAACCCTAAAATATATAATAAAGAAAATATTAAAAAAATCAACAGGGCTTTAAAAGATACTGAAATCTTTCAGGGCGATTTTACTGGATCTGAATATTTTATTAATGAAAAAACTTTTGTATATCTAGATCCTCCCTACCGACCACTTAGTGATACTTCCAATTTCACCAATTATGCGAAAAATGGTTTTTCAGAGAATGATCAACTTATATTAGCCAATTTTTTTGTCAAAATGGATAAAAAAAGAGCTTATCTTATGTTAAGCAATTCTGACCCTCAAAATTTAAATCCTTCTGATACATTCTTCGATGAGTTGTATGAAAAGTATATAATTGAGAGAATTCCTGCTAAACGAAATATAAATAGGAATATTTTAAAAAGGGGTCAAATTAATGAGTTGATTATTAGAAATTATCAAAGATAAATATTTTAGATTTTAAATTAGATCATTTTATAGTGTAAGAAAGTTTTTAAAGTGACTTATTTTTATTGTGTAGAAATAATAACCTGGTGCTAATTGAAATTAAAGAGAATATGACGAATATTATTGACAATATCTGTCTTAAAATAGCATTAGGGATTAAAAATGATAAAAAAATCATCCCCATGAGAAATGAGCCTAAATATTTACCTACGTGATCGTAAACTGGTTTTTTAAGGTTTGAAGTTGCAATAAAAAGAGAAAACATCACTGTAATTATTAATAAGATTAATGGATTGTACCATCCTCTTAAAACAAATGCTAAAAAACAAGTGATTATCAGTGTAAAATCTGCAGTTACGTCCAGATAAGCCCCTAAATGGGAAGTTGCATTAAATTTTCGAGCGAGGTATCCGTCCATCAAGTCTGAAAACAGTGCAATAATAAGAACTGCAAATGCTAAAATGAAATTATAATTCAAAAATGAATAAAAAATTATTGGAGCTGCAATTAGCCGAATAGATGTAACTGCAGATGGAATATATGATTTAAAGATCATTTTATTAAAATCTATCACTGTATTTCAATTCTTTAAATTTAATTTCAAATTTAGTTCCAGTATTTTTATGTATTTTCATGTCGGCATCAAGCTGTTTAATCAGAGTATCCACCAATCTCAATCCTAATGCTTTGTTAATATCAATATCATCTGGTAATCCCACACCATTATCACTTACGATAAGAGTAAACCATTCTTCATTATCAGAGTCCATTTCTACTATAATGTTACCGCTGACATTGTTAAATGCATGTTTAAGGGAGTTAGTTACTAATTCATTAACAATAAGACCACAAGGTATAGCAGTATCTATATTTAGGTGAATGTCGTTTATATTGATATCAATTTTTATTTTAGAATCTGTTGGGTATGAACTTGAGATTCCAGATACCAGTTTAGGAATATATTTTTCAAAGTCAATACTTGAAAGATCTTCTGATTGGTAAACTTTTTCATGTATCATGGCCATTGATTTAACGCGGTTTATACTGTCTTTGAAAAACTCTACTATTTCTCCTTCTTCAGAATATCGGGATTGAAGAGATAAAAGACTAATAATAATTTGCATATTATTTTTAACTCGGTGATCTATTTCTTTTAAAAGAACTTCTTTCTCTTCAAGTGCTTTACTTAAATTTTCATTAATGATTTTCTGTTTTAAAAGCTGTTTTCTAGTTTTTTCGGCTTCATGTTTGTAAAGAGCCATTTCTAAGCTAATTTGTAACTCTTTTTCTTGGAATGGTTTTAAGATGTAGCCGTGGGGTTCAGTTTTTTTAGCACGCTGCACCACTTCCTCATTTCCATAAGCGGTAATGTAAACAATAGGAATGTCATAAAGCTGTTTAATTTTTTCTGCAGCTTCAATTCCATCCATTTTACCTTCTAACATAATATCTATTAAAACAGAATCGGGATGTGTTGTTTTAACTTTTTGAATAGCTTCTTCACCAGACGCTACCAGCGCAGGAACTTCATATCCCAGATCTTCTAGGATAACTTTTATATCTTGAGCAACCAGTTCCTCATCTTCAACAACTAAAATTTTTTCATTTACCATAGACTCAGGTCCTCTCACTATATTCCAATTCTGAAAAAATGATTTTAATTTCAGTGCCCTTCTCCCGATTTAAAAATATCTCACCTTTTATTCGGTTAGTGAGGTACTGAACCAATTGTAAACCTAAACTTTCTATATTATTAATATCTATGGATTCCGGAATGCCAATTCCATCATCCCGCACAATAAGTGTAATTTTTCCGCTCTTATCTTTAAAAGTTTCTATAGTAATATTACCCTCTTTACCTGGGGGGAAAGCATGTTTGAGAGAATTTGTAACCAGTTCATTTATAATAATACCGCAGGGAATGGCGGTTTCAATGTTGAGGTAAATATTTTCAATATTAACATTGAGATTAATTAAATTAGTATCGGTTCCATAAGAATGGAAAAGGTCCTTAACTAGACTTATTACATAATCTGCAAATCCAATTTTGCCCAGATCTTTTGATCGATATAATTTTTCGTGTAATACTGCAATTGATCTAATACGATTTTGAGTTTCTTTAAATATTTCCTGCGATTTTTCGTCCTGTATAAATCTGGATTGGAGACGTAAAAGACTGTATATAACTTGAAGATTGTTTTTTACTCTGTGATGGATTTCTTGGAGAAGCATCTCCTTTTCTTCAAGCGACTCTCTTAATTTATTCTCTGAAATTTTACGATTGGTAATATCCTGTTCCGTCCCTATAATACGGATAGGTTCGTTATTATCATTCCTTATAACTTTACCATGACAGGATAAGATTTTTGTTGCATTATCAGCACAATTTATACGATACTCATAAGAAAAAGTGTTATCATCTTGTAGTGCGGTTTTAATGTTTTCCTTTACAAATGCAGTGTCTTCAGGATGAATTATTTCCAGAAATTCATCAAAATTAATAGGATTATCAGTTGGTTTTGTATTTAATATATTGAAAAGCTCATTGGAACATTTTACTGAATTTTTTGCTAAGTCATATTCCCAACTACCCATTTTTCCAATTTTCTGGGCTTCAGTTAAAAATTCATGACTTTTTATCAATTCTTTTTCAGCACTTTCAAGTTTTTCTTGTTCTTTGACCTCTTCTAATGCTCTATTTATGGCATGTACTATTTTTGGGAGATTTCCTTTAAAGACATAGTCTGTGGCACCGCTTTTAAGGGCTTCAACTGCAAATTCTTCCCCAATTTTTCCACTAACAAAAATAAATGGCACATCAGGACATTCTTTTTTAGCAATTTCCAGGGCACTAAGACCATCAAAATGAGGTAGGGAATGATCAGCAAGGATAATGTCAGGTTTAAATTCTTTAATTTCCTCTAAATAATTTTCTTCTCTATCCACAATCATAGATGTAAACTTGATGTCAGCTTTATACAGCTCTCTCTCAATTAGTTCAACATCAAATGGAACATCTTCTAGAATAAGTAGCTTAAGCTCTTTCATCATATGATACCTCAGTACATATTTCTCTACGCTATATAATATATCCTACGTTTTTATATCATGTTAAAAAATTTTCAATAAATCTGATTAGTGCCATATATCGGTAAATTAATGGATTATACTAGGATCAAAATCCAGAAATTTCAATTAATACATAGTTTTTTATGATTTATAAATTAATACGTGGTAATTTATAATTTATATGGAGAGAAGTTGAATTGAATATAATCACAACAGTATCTTAAAAAATTAAGGATGAGACTATAATGAATAATTACATAATTAATGCCCAGGGCATAAGTAAAAACTTTGATGGCTTAATGGCAGTGGATGATTTAAATTTAAAAATCAAGAAAGGAGAAGTTTTTGGATTTTTAGGTCCTAATGGGGCAGGAAAAACGACTTCAATTAATATAATGGTGGGGCTCCTTAAACCTTCCACAGGAAAGGTAATGGTTAATGGAGATGACATTGAAAAAATTGATAGAGGTTTAATTGGTATTTGTCCACAAGAAATAGTTCTTTGGGAATATTTAACCTGTAAAGAGAGTTTGATGCTGATGGGGGATATGTACGAAGTACCCAAAGATGTTCTGGACTTTAGGGTAAATAAACTACTTAAAGATCTTTATCTAGAAGATAAGGCCAATATTGTTGTTGACAAACTTTCAGGCGGTATGAAGCGCAGATTAAATCTGGCATTGGCTCTAGTGCATGAACCTGAAATTGTCGTGCTTGATGAGCCATCAGAGGGTTTGGATCCCCAATCACGAAGGGTGCTTTGGAATTACATATTATCATTGCGCAATGATGAGGGTAAAACTGTTATTTTAACCACACATTTAATGGATGAAGCTGATCGTTTAAGTGATAGAATAGCCATCATTGATCACGGTCGTTTACTACGGTTGGACACTCCAGAGAATCTTAAAAAAGAGATTGGAGAAGGAGACGTGGTAGATATGAAGATCAACGATTCAAAGAAAAATAATGAATTGATTGAAAGTTTATCCAAATTAGAGCAAGTACACTCGGCAATAGAAGTAGACGGCAGGATTAACATCCGGGCACTGGATGCAGTTGGTAAACTTCCTATTATAATGGAACAAGTGGAAAAATTGGGAGTTAGGATTACTGAATTATCTGTAAGACAGAATACTCTGGAAGATGTTTTTATAGAATTAACTGGAACTAGATTGAGGGAATAACAATGAAATTCATAAGTATTGCTAAGAAAAATGCGAAAGAACTAATTAGAGATCGTAGAGGACTGTTTATGATATTGATATTCCCTCTTTTTTTCATGTTAGTTTTTGGTTTTGCATTTGGGGGAATGGGCCAGACTAACACGCCCCATAATATTGCTATTGTAAATAATGATGAGGGAGCAGTGTTACCATTTACCCAGGAGAAAGTTAATTTTGGTAACAATCTGACCAATATTTTAAGAGATTCAAAGTATGAAGATAGTGATATAAACTTGTTTAAAATCACAAAAACTAACGAAACCACTGCAGACGAATTATTAAAACAGAGAGATGTGGATGCTGCGTTAATAATTCCGAAAAATTTTTCGCAAGGTGTAGTAACCCTCATTACCAATACTCTAACTCAGGAAACAGGAAACATACAGAATACTCCAGTCACAAATAACCAAACAGCCACAATCATAATAAAAGGAGACACAGGATATGTTGGTTTTGGAATTTCACAGGGTATTATTGTGGGGATATTCGAACAATACCAGGACCAATTGTTATTTGAGATTCAAAGTAAGATTTCTGGAAATACTGCAGCTGAGCCTACCAAATTTTTGGAAAGTAAAGTTGAACCATTAGAAGGTACTGAAACATTCACATCATTTGATTTTCTTGCTCCCGGGATGATAGTATTTGCTATTTTACTACTGGCAACTACAGTCGCCGCTAGTTTAACCAGGGAAGTTGAAAAAGGCACATTGGCCCGTCTAAAATTATCTTACATGAGGTCACTGGATCTTTTATTAGGCGGTCTTATCCCTTGGTCTTTAGTGGCCGCAGCGCAAGTTATCATTTTATTTATTGTAGCAGTACTTATTGGATTTCACTGGCAAGGAGGTCTTAACTCATTAATACTGGCGATTTTTGTTGGGATTATTGGGGGAATTGCTTCTGTTGCTTTAGGAATGATAATTGCGGCTTTTGCAAAAACCGAGAGACAAGCAGCAAATCTGGGTACAATAATCACAGTACCTACCAGCTTTTTAGTGGGTGCTTTTTTCCAACTGCCCCAGGTGATAATTGGGAATTTAATGGGACAATCCTTCCAGATATACGATTTTCTACCTTGGACACACACTTTAAATGCATTACGTACTCTATTAACCTTTGGCGGCGGATGGAATGATATTACTTATCAGTTAGGATTATCTGTAATACTGACAGTCTTATTGTTTATAGTAGGAGTATTCCTATTTTCAAAGAATAGATTAAGGGCAGAAACATAATTTTAATTACAAAAATATAATAGATTAGTAGTTTATCTTTGGGAGGAATTTTTAATGGATACTAAAAAACACAGGCACCACGGTAAATCAAGTCAAAAATTTTTAGATGATGCTGATGTCCTATCAAGGATTGGTTTATTTGAAGGAGCTACTTTTTTAGATGCAGGTTGTGGAGATGGATTTTTTTCTATTGCAGCTTCTTCAAGGATAGGTAATAATGGAAAGGTATATGCTATCGACATTTACGAGGAATCAATAAATAATCTTCAAAATGAAATCCTGGCTAAATCAATAAGGAATATGGAAGCAATAGTTGCAGATATAACTCACAAAATACCATTACCTAATGAATCAGTTGACATATGTTTTATGGCTAATGTACTACACGGATTTGTCGAAAATCAAGAATTAGATAGTGCACTTTCTGAAATTACCAGAGTTATAAAGCCAGGAGGTATTTTTGCCGTGGTTGAATTTAAAAAAATCGAGAGGACATTTGGACCTCCAATGGAAATAAGATTAGATGAATCAGATATTAACGATATTTTAATTGATTATGGATTTAGCTCGCAATCTTCGTGTGATATAGGAGATTACCATTTTTTAGTAAAATATATAAAGAAATGAATTTCACGCCTTGAGCCATGGTTATTGACCTGGTTTATTCGTTTACTTTATTTATATTTCATTTTTTAAAACATATTTTTAATACAATCTGGTGTATTTTTCTAAATATTCAGGGTATTCTTTGTCTAATATTCTTAAAGCAGACATAGTTTCAGGGGAAGTGCAGCATCTCATTTCCACTAAGTTTCTAAGCGTGCCATTTTTAATATTTTCCCGAATTTCTCTAATTACAAAATCCAAAGTATTATGATTATATTTTCTAATTTCTTCATAGTCTAAATCATAAATTGGATACTCTTTTAAATTATATTTAAGAGTTGGAGTAATAATGGTATTCAATCTTGCATAATAATCGCACACATAACTTCCAAAAAAGTCAACACCCATATATGTAAGCAGAGGTATAAAAGAAAGATCCACAAGAGGGAAATAAATTGCTGAATTAGGATTCAGGGTTTTTCTCAGATTAACTATGATGTTTATCAAGTCTTTCTGTCTTTTTAGAAGTTTGTCTCCATTAGCAATTAAAAAAATGTTAATTCCAAGTTTTTCCAACTCTTTGGCGCATTTAATCCTCAGATCAAGGTATTTTGATCCGTGTATAGTACCAATTCCATTTTCGGGACTGTCTTTCGCGTATTTAATTGTTTTTCTAACAGACCATTCGGCCAGGGTTTTGGGTATATCATAGGGAACAGGTTCATCTTTTATAAGTTTAAATGGGTTTTTTGGTTCTATTAGTCCAGGACTACGTATTTCATTAAATTTCCCCAATCTGGCTGGACCATCATGTTGTGTTATCTTTAGCATGGATAATTTTATGATCCCATTTAAGATAAATATGTGCCTCATTTTTTTAAAATTAGCTAAAATTTATTTTTTAAATTACTTATTTTAATTATTATAACACCAGAATATTCTGAACAGTGTTACTTAAAAGGTTACACTGATCAAATTTTCCGTAACATATATATAGTCTTCAATTTACATCCAAGTAAGAGAGTCTGAAATTTCACAGCAAAGTGAGATTTCTAAGGTGTGAAAATAATGTCAATGTTACAACGCCTTAAAAAAATGTTTACAGGAAAAGGTGAGGGGCCAGAACAAGACAAATCTAAGGACACCGCTGAAAAACCAGAAACTAAAACAGAAAACGAACAAAAATCAATCGCTGAAGACAAAAAAACAGGAAAAGTTAAATCAGAAACTTCAAGTGCTTCTAAAGGTGAAGAAGAAAAATCTAAACCTGGAGAATCAACTAAAGAAACAGAAGAAAAAGCAGAACCTGGAACTCCACCTACTTCAGAAGAAAAAGAGAAAAAACCTAAAACTGAAAGGAGTGTTAGTATGAGTTTACTTGATAGAGCAGACAATATACTCAAACCTGAAGATATAGATAAAGAATTTACACAACAAATTAAAGATGCCGGCGCAGAATCTTTAGAATATTGTTTCCAATGTGGTACCTGCACTGGATCCTGTCCATCAGGAAGAAGAACCCCTTACAGGGTAAGACAAATTGTAAGAAAATCATTAGTTGGTCTCAAAGAGGAAGTCATTTCCAGTGACGAACTTTGGATGTGTACCACCTGCTATGCCTGCCAAGAAAGATGTCCCCGAGAAATAAAAATTGTGGACGTAATAAAACTTGCCAGAAATGAAGCAGCAAAAGCCGGTTACATGGGCCAAGCTCACAAAGCAGTTGGATCATTTGTTATAAAAACCGGACACGGTGTACCAATAAACGAAGCTACCATGGAACTTAGAAAACAGGTAGGATTAGGTGAATTACCACCAACGACTCACCAGTTCCCTGGAGCATTAGAAGAAATACAAAAGATAACCAAAACAACAGGTTTTGACGCTTTAATAGGATACAACCCAGAAACAGGAGAATTAGAATAAATTTACTGGAGGAATATAAATGGCTGAATTCGCATACTTCTTAGGATGTATTATGAACAACAGGTATCCTGGTATTGAGAAAGCAACAAGGATAATGATGGAAAAACTC harbors:
- a CDS encoding CDP-alcohol phosphatidyltransferase yields the protein MIFKSYIPSAVTSIRLIAAPIIFYSFLNYNFILAFAVLIIALFSDLMDGYLARKFNATSHLGAYLDVTADFTLIITCFLAFVLRGWYNPLILLIITVMFSLFIATSNLKKPVYDHVGKYLGSFLMGMIFLSFLIPNAILRQILSIIFVIFSLISISTRLLFLHNKNKSL
- a CDS encoding multidrug ABC transporter ATP-binding protein, translating into MMNNYIINAQGISKNFDGLMAVDDLNLKIKKGEVFGFLGPNGAGKTTSINIMVGLLKPSTGKVMVNGDDIEKIDRGLIGICPQEIVLWEYLTCKESLMLMGDMYEVPKDVLDFRVNKLLKDLYLEDKANIVVDKLSGGMKRRLNLALALVHEPEIVVLDEPSEGLDPQSRRVLWNYILSLRNDEGKTVILTTHLMDEADRLSDRIAIIDHGRLLRLDTPENLKKEIGEGDVVDMKINDSKKNNELIESLSKLEQVHSAIEVDGRINIRALDAVGKLPIIMEQVEKLGVRITELSVRQNTLEDVFIELTGTRLRE
- a CDS encoding SAM-dependent methyltransferase, which translates into the protein MKGLKVPKQKANDIRKILLKQSIINLDFKIKQENGFVIIPLNENLDSNLLKKLCLDLENIVNCEFEGQKRVPKSLKHYLKNKIDEKKIEDIRGSFDIIGEIVILEIPEDLEDDKYKIGEAALKFTKRQAVFRKNSEIKGVRRTRELEHLAGSNISETTHQEYGARFLMDVKNVYFSPRLATERYRILNLVKDGETIIDMFAGVGPFSIVIARSKDVKIYAIDINPYAYDYLKKNIELNKVPEKIIPVLGDASEYLKLSKLQVDRIIMNLPGIAYKYLDTAVDSLKIGGILHYYEFASDFEGALKRIKKAAYPRKVEILNKRKVKSKSPGKWHIGVDVQIL
- a CDS encoding modification methylase; translation: MKKSPIKTSLFPRPFLKWAGGKNQLLNEFEKRLPYSMVKCKRIYRYVEPFLGGGAMFFFLKKNYDVRESVLFDINPDLIVAYKVIKNDHRELISQLEEIEFKHLKKNEVNRKQHYYLIRSLYNHQMKNFDYENPSDEWVERTSYFIFLNKTCYNGLFRLNKKGEFNVPYGRYDNPKIYNKENIKKINRALKDTEIFQGDFTGSEYFINEKTFVYLDPPYRPLSDTSNFTNYAKNGFSENDQLILANFFVKMDKKRAYLMLSNSDPQNLNPSDTFFDELYEKYIIERIPAKRNINRNILKRGQINELIIRNYQR
- a CDS encoding methyltransferase type 11, which gives rise to MDTKKHRHHGKSSQKFLDDADVLSRIGLFEGATFLDAGCGDGFFSIAASSRIGNNGKVYAIDIYEESINNLQNEILAKSIRNMEAIVADITHKIPLPNESVDICFMANVLHGFVENQELDSALSEITRVIKPGGIFAVVEFKKIERTFGPPMEIRLDESDINDILIDYGFSSQSSCDIGDYHFLVKYIKK
- a CDS encoding ABC transporter, translated to MKFISIAKKNAKELIRDRRGLFMILIFPLFFMLVFGFAFGGMGQTNTPHNIAIVNNDEGAVLPFTQEKVNFGNNLTNILRDSKYEDSDINLFKITKTNETTADELLKQRDVDAALIIPKNFSQGVVTLITNTLTQETGNIQNTPVTNNQTATIIIKGDTGYVGFGISQGIIVGIFEQYQDQLLFEIQSKISGNTAAEPTKFLESKVEPLEGTETFTSFDFLAPGMIVFAILLLATTVAASLTREVEKGTLARLKLSYMRSLDLLLGGLIPWSLVAAAQVIILFIVAVLIGFHWQGGLNSLILAIFVGIIGGIASVALGMIIAAFAKTERQAANLGTIITVPTSFLVGAFFQLPQVIIGNLMGQSFQIYDFLPWTHTLNALRTLLTFGGGWNDITYQLGLSVILTVLLFIVGVFLFSKNRLRAET
- the hdrC gene encoding CoB--CoM heterodisulfide reductase subunit C, which gives rise to MSMLQRLKKMFTGKGEGPEQDKSKDTAEKPETKTENEQKSIAEDKKTGKVKSETSSASKGEEEKSKPGESTKETEEKAEPGTPPTSEEKEKKPKTERSVSMSLLDRADNILKPEDIDKEFTQQIKDAGAESLEYCFQCGTCTGSCPSGRRTPYRVRQIVRKSLVGLKEEVISSDELWMCTTCYACQERCPREIKIVDVIKLARNEAAKAGYMGQAHKAVGSFVIKTGHGVPINEATMELRKQVGLGELPPTTHQFPGALEEIQKITKTTGFDALIGYNPETGELE
- a CDS encoding diphthine synthase — encoded protein: MLYFIGLGLFDEKDISLKGIEILKKVDTIYAEFYTAKLFGSTFSSLEEIVESPIKILSRKEVEEDNIPINSALDNDVAFVTAGDPLIATTHSDMMIQAKKRGIDAQVVHASSILSAAPGIAGLQAYKFGKVTTIPFPEKNYFPHSPYLTIETNMKFKAHSLVLLDIRAEEERYMTANQGLDYLLNVEKERNKKIVLNDSIAVVIARAGSLKPLVRSDRIQNLLNEDFGGPLHSLIIPSQLHIMEAEYLVEVAGAPEEILKKSI
- a CDS encoding archaeosine tRNA-ribosyltransferase: MLKITQHDGPARLGKFNEIRSPGLIEPKNPFKLIKDEPVPYDIPKTLAEWSVRKTIKYAKDSPENGIGTIHGSKYLDLRIKCAKELEKLGINIFLIANGDKLLKRQKDLINIIVNLRKTLNPNSAIYFPLVDLSFIPLLTYMGVDFFGSYVCDYYARLNTIITPTLKYNLKEYPIYDLDYEEIRKYNHNTLDFVIREIRENIKNGTLRNLVEMRCCTSPETMSALRILDKEYPEYLEKYTRLY